A window of Aerococcus urinae contains these coding sequences:
- a CDS encoding alpha/beta fold hydrolase: MKNILIHGLGQDHTSWDPVKGHLGEENLAVHCPNLFELVKNDRYTYQNLYNQFETHINHYDSKVNLCGLSLGGLLALDYAKNYPNKVNSLILIGVPYKIPKLLMDIQAMIFRLMPKRTFEKLGLAKDEFVSLIASTKDLNIATNLEQVDCKTLLICGEKDRFNLKSSRHFHAQIKNSELNLIKNAGHEVNVDNPKVLAELISEFWKK; the protein is encoded by the coding sequence ATGAAAAATATTTTAATTCATGGTTTAGGCCAAGACCATACAAGTTGGGACCCAGTGAAAGGGCATTTGGGTGAAGAAAATTTGGCGGTTCACTGTCCCAATCTCTTTGAATTAGTCAAAAATGACCGCTACACTTACCAAAATCTTTATAATCAGTTTGAAACTCACATCAATCATTATGATAGCAAGGTCAACTTGTGTGGCCTTTCTTTAGGGGGACTACTGGCTTTAGATTATGCCAAAAATTACCCTAACAAGGTCAATTCCTTAATTTTAATCGGGGTTCCCTACAAAATTCCCAAATTACTCATGGACATCCAGGCAATGATCTTTAGGCTCATGCCCAAAAGAACTTTTGAAAAATTAGGTCTAGCCAAGGATGAATTCGTTAGCTTGATAGCCTCAACGAAGGATTTAAACATAGCTACAAATTTAGAACAAGTAGATTGTAAGACCTTATTAATCTGTGGAGAAAAAGATCGATTTAATCTCAAGAGTAGTCGACATTTTCATGCCCAGATTAAAAATAGTGAACTTAATCTAATAAAAAATGCAGGCCATGAAGTCAATGTCGACAATCCCAAAGTATTAGCTGAGCTGATTTCGGAATTTTGGAAGAAATAG
- the uvrA gene encoding excinuclease ABC subunit UvrA, translated as MKEEIVVRGARSHNLKDIDVTIPRNQMVVITGLSGSGKSSLAFDTLYAEGQRRYVESLSAFARQFLGNIKKADVDSIDGLSPAISIDQKTTNRNPRSTVGTITEVNDYLRLLFARVGHPICPNDGTKIQSQSIDQMIDRVKNLEERTRIQILAPIVYGKKGQHKKLLEKVQQQGYVRVRIDGEMYDVEDLPELNKNKKHDIDVVIDRLVIKEGIRARLADSLETALRLTEGYALVDIIGGEEILFSEHYACPLCGFTVGELEPRLFSFNAPFGRCPECDGIGSKMKVDVDIVVPDKTKSLEEGALVPWYNKASGYYPALLDQACQAFDIPQDKPFEELSEDQQNLLLYGSGDQRFHFNYQNEFGNVTDKDMTFEGVANNVERRYHNSSSNMIRESMRQYMAELPCPKCHGKRLNERALAVKVEGLDIAEVTEKAIGQVIEFFKDLDLEDQDEKIARPIMEELHARLGFLDEVGLDYLTLDRNAGSLSGGEAQRIRLATQIGSNLSGIMYVLDEPSIGLHQRDNDRLIRSLKRMRDLGNTLIVVEHDEDTMRQADYLIDMGPGAGAHGGEVVSAGTPEEVAQDPDSLTGQYLSGKQAIEVPKKRRKTDKGWLEVKGAAANNLKDVDVKFPLGCFNLITGVSGSGKSSLVNEVVKKYLLRHLNRAQVVPGKVKAIEGYESLDKVIDIDQSPIGRTPRSNPATYTSVFDDIRDLFAQTNEAKLRGYKKGRFSFNVKGGRCEACKGDGIVKVEMNFLPDIYVPCEVCKGTRYNAETLEVHYKGKNIAEVLDMRVDEALEFFQSIPKIHRKLQAIADVGLGYVALGQPAPSLSGGEAQRMKLASELQRVASGNTIYILDEPTTGLHSHDIKRLIGVLQRLVDEGNTVLVIEHNLDVIKTADYIVDLGPEGGDGGGTIVATGTPEKVAKNKDSYTGQYLKPLLKKK; from the coding sequence TTGAAAGAAGAAATTGTCGTGCGTGGTGCACGCTCTCATAATTTAAAAGATATTGATGTGACCATTCCCCGTAACCAAATGGTGGTGATTACCGGTCTATCCGGATCAGGTAAGTCTTCCCTGGCCTTTGACACCCTCTATGCCGAGGGTCAGCGCCGTTATGTGGAATCCCTGTCAGCTTTTGCCCGTCAATTCTTGGGCAATATTAAGAAGGCGGATGTCGATTCCATTGATGGTTTGAGTCCGGCGATTTCCATTGACCAAAAGACCACCAACCGTAACCCGCGTTCCACCGTGGGAACCATTACCGAAGTCAATGACTATCTGCGTTTACTTTTTGCCCGGGTGGGTCACCCAATTTGTCCTAATGACGGGACCAAGATCCAAAGTCAGTCCATCGACCAGATGATTGACCGGGTCAAGAATTTAGAAGAGCGGACTCGGATCCAGATCCTGGCGCCCATCGTTTATGGTAAGAAGGGCCAACACAAGAAGCTCCTGGAAAAGGTCCAACAACAAGGCTATGTCCGCGTCCGTATCGACGGTGAGATGTATGACGTGGAGGACCTGCCGGAACTCAATAAGAACAAAAAACATGACATTGATGTGGTCATTGACCGTTTGGTGATTAAGGAAGGCATCCGGGCGCGTTTAGCAGACTCCCTAGAAACCGCCCTGCGTCTGACTGAAGGTTATGCCTTGGTCGATATTATTGGCGGGGAAGAAATTCTCTTCTCCGAACACTATGCTTGTCCCCTTTGTGGTTTCACGGTGGGGGAACTGGAACCCCGGCTCTTCTCCTTCAACGCGCCATTTGGCCGCTGTCCAGAGTGTGACGGGATTGGTTCCAAGATGAAGGTGGACGTCGATATTGTAGTCCCCGACAAGACCAAGTCGCTAGAAGAGGGGGCCTTGGTACCTTGGTATAATAAGGCTTCCGGCTATTATCCGGCCCTTTTGGACCAAGCTTGCCAGGCCTTTGATATTCCCCAAGACAAGCCCTTTGAAGAACTCAGTGAAGACCAACAAAACCTGCTCCTCTATGGGTCTGGTGACCAAAGATTCCACTTTAACTATCAAAATGAGTTTGGTAATGTCACCGATAAGGATATGACTTTTGAAGGGGTGGCCAACAACGTCGAACGCCGCTACCACAATTCTTCATCTAATATGATCCGGGAAAGCATGCGCCAATATATGGCGGAACTGCCTTGTCCTAAGTGTCACGGTAAACGGCTCAATGAACGGGCCTTGGCGGTCAAGGTGGAAGGCTTGGATATCGCCGAAGTGACAGAAAAAGCCATTGGCCAAGTCATCGAATTCTTTAAGGACCTGGATCTAGAAGACCAAGACGAAAAGATTGCCCGTCCCATTATGGAAGAACTCCATGCCCGGTTAGGCTTCCTGGATGAAGTGGGCCTGGATTATTTGACCTTGGACCGTAATGCTGGCTCGCTATCGGGTGGAGAGGCCCAACGGATTCGGCTGGCCACGCAAATTGGGTCCAACCTGTCTGGGATCATGTATGTCCTGGACGAACCTTCCATTGGCCTCCACCAACGCGATAATGACCGCTTGATCCGGTCCTTGAAACGGATGCGCGACTTGGGTAATACCCTGATTGTGGTGGAACACGATGAGGACACCATGCGCCAGGCCGATTACCTGATCGATATGGGGCCAGGCGCCGGAGCCCATGGGGGAGAAGTGGTTTCAGCGGGAACTCCAGAAGAGGTCGCCCAAGACCCTGATTCCCTGACTGGCCAATATTTATCCGGTAAACAAGCTATTGAAGTGCCTAAAAAACGGCGCAAGACTGACAAGGGTTGGCTGGAAGTTAAGGGCGCCGCGGCTAACAACCTAAAAGATGTTGACGTCAAGTTTCCGCTGGGCTGTTTTAACCTGATAACTGGGGTATCCGGTTCCGGGAAGTCCAGCCTGGTTAATGAAGTGGTCAAGAAGTACTTACTCCGCCATCTCAACCGGGCCCAAGTGGTTCCTGGCAAGGTCAAGGCTATTGAAGGTTATGAATCCCTGGACAAGGTGATCGATATTGACCAAAGTCCGATCGGCCGGACCCCACGTTCTAACCCAGCTACTTATACTTCAGTCTTTGACGATATCCGTGACCTCTTTGCCCAAACTAATGAGGCTAAATTGCGGGGCTATAAGAAGGGCCGCTTTTCCTTTAACGTCAAGGGTGGTCGTTGTGAAGCCTGCAAGGGGGACGGGATTGTCAAGGTAGAGATGAACTTCCTGCCGGATATTTACGTGCCTTGTGAAGTCTGCAAGGGGACCCGTTACAATGCTGAGACCCTGGAAGTCCACTACAAGGGCAAGAATATTGCCGAAGTTCTAGACATGCGGGTGGACGAAGCCTTGGAATTCTTCCAATCCATCCCGAAAATCCACCGCAAGCTCCAAGCCATCGCTGACGTGGGCCTAGGCTATGTGGCCTTGGGTCAACCCGCGCCCTCCCTGTCTGGTGGGGAAGCCCAACGGATGAAACTGGCCAGTGAACTGCAAAGGGTAGCTAGTGGCAATACCATCTATATCTTAGATGAGCCCACGACGGGTCTCCACAGCCACGACATCAAGCGACTGATTGGCGTTCTCCAACGTTTGGTGGACGAGGGCAATACCGTCTTAGTCATCGAACACAACTTAGATGTGATTAAGACCGCCGACTATATTGTCGACTTGGGACCAGAAGGCGGAGACGGCGGCGGCACCATTGTCGCCACCGGAACCCCTGAAAAAGTGGCTAAAAATAAGGATTCTTATACCGGCCAATATCTCAAGCCATTACTGAAGAAGAAATAA